One window from the genome of Haloprofundus halobius encodes:
- the glyA gene encoding serine hydroxymethyltransferase, protein MAESLRAADSKVQRAIDRERERQESTLGMIASENHVSEAVLEAQGSALTNKYAEGYPGRRYYGGCDHVDAIERLAVERAKDLWGAEHVNVQPHSGTQANMGVYFAVLDPGDKILSLDLTHGGHLSHGHDVNFSGQLYEIEQYEVDPETGYVDYDDLAARARQFNPDLIVSGSSAYPREFDFARIGEIAAEVGAFHLADIAHVTGLVAAGIHANPVGVADFVTGSTHKTIRAGRGGIVMTSEEHSEAVDKAVFPGAQGGPLVHNIAGKAVGFGEALEPAFAEYAEQVVANAKTLADVLLDHGFGVVSGGTDKHLVLVDLRESHPDLTGSEAEEALDDVGIVLNANTVPGETRSPFNPSGIRIGTPALTTRGFGEEQMRTVGELVVDVLDDPEDGEARRRAAAEVDRLCEAFPVYDD, encoded by the coding sequence ATGGCTGAGTCACTCCGAGCAGCCGATTCGAAGGTGCAACGGGCGATAGACCGCGAGCGCGAGCGACAGGAGTCGACGCTCGGCATGATCGCGAGCGAGAACCACGTTTCGGAAGCGGTGCTGGAAGCGCAGGGGAGCGCGCTGACCAACAAGTACGCCGAGGGCTACCCGGGCAGGCGCTACTACGGTGGCTGCGACCACGTCGACGCGATCGAGCGCCTGGCCGTCGAGCGCGCGAAGGACCTGTGGGGCGCCGAGCACGTCAACGTCCAACCCCACTCGGGAACGCAAGCGAACATGGGCGTTTACTTCGCCGTCCTCGACCCCGGTGACAAAATCCTCTCGCTGGATCTCACCCACGGAGGGCACCTGAGCCACGGCCACGACGTCAACTTCTCGGGCCAACTATACGAGATAGAACAGTACGAGGTCGATCCAGAGACGGGCTACGTCGACTACGACGACCTGGCGGCGCGGGCACGCCAGTTCAACCCCGACCTGATCGTCAGCGGCTCGTCGGCCTACCCCCGGGAGTTCGACTTCGCACGCATCGGCGAGATCGCAGCCGAGGTCGGCGCGTTCCATCTCGCCGACATCGCCCACGTAACTGGCCTCGTCGCGGCGGGCATCCACGCGAATCCGGTCGGCGTCGCCGACTTCGTCACCGGGTCGACGCACAAGACCATCCGCGCCGGCCGCGGCGGCATCGTCATGACGAGCGAAGAACACTCGGAGGCCGTCGACAAGGCGGTCTTCCCCGGCGCGCAGGGCGGCCCGCTCGTGCACAACATCGCGGGCAAGGCCGTCGGATTCGGCGAAGCGCTCGAACCGGCGTTCGCCGAGTACGCCGAGCAGGTCGTCGCCAACGCGAAAACCCTCGCGGACGTACTGCTCGACCACGGATTCGGCGTGGTCTCCGGCGGGACGGACAAACACCTCGTGCTCGTCGACCTGCGCGAGTCGCACCCCGACTTGACCGGCAGCGAGGCCGAAGAGGCGCTCGACGACGTCGGGATCGTCCTCAACGCGAACACCGTCCCCGGCGAGACACGCTCGCCGTTCAACCCGAGCGGCATCCGCATCGGGACGCCCGCGCTCACCACCCGCGGATTCGGCGAGGAACAGATGCGCACGGTCGGGGAACTCGTCGTCGACGTGCTCGACGACCCAGAAGACGGCGAGGCCCGCAGGCGGGCGGCGGCCGAAGTCGACAGACTCTGCGAAGCGTTCCCCGTGTACGACGACTGA
- a CDS encoding acyl-CoA synthetase, translating to MLRSYDDELASFEWDIPADYNLPAVVESHADSFGDRVALRFLSDESRAERTYADLRGDMNRFANALEALDVGEGDRVMHLLPRHPDVFAVQLGALKRGALLVPCSSMLKPKDLQFRANDCGATTVVAHVDLAEMVDPVVDDSPLENLVCVDGEREGWHSYSELVSDQSTDHDGPELAAEDPMSINYTSGTTGQPKPVLHRHRWMRCFELVNAPYWWGVTADSDMSDELLWATTGTGWAKWFWSPVGVGVTTGATQLLYDGEFDPDTFLELMADEGVTRLCAVPTQYRMFTQTDLDEYDVELKAALSAGEPLNREPIEMVEDAFGVTPRDGYGQTETVALVTNYPGIEVKPGAMGKPTPGLGTTIIDENEAEVDDGEIGEIAVPVDCPGIFDGYYEKPHLDEKTFAGDYYRTGDLASRDEDGYFFFEGRADDIILSAGYRIGPFEVEDALVSHPAVAEAAAVASPHDERGNVVKAYVVLAEGYEGDDELVDEIQEFMKEETAPYKYPRRVEFVDELPKTSSGKIRRIELREREEQLFGE from the coding sequence ATGCTACGCTCATACGATGACGAACTGGCGTCGTTCGAGTGGGATATCCCCGCCGACTACAACCTCCCGGCGGTCGTCGAGTCGCACGCCGACTCGTTCGGTGACCGCGTCGCCCTCCGATTTCTGAGCGACGAGAGTCGAGCGGAGCGGACGTACGCCGACCTCCGCGGCGACATGAACCGCTTTGCGAACGCCCTCGAAGCACTCGACGTCGGCGAAGGCGACCGGGTGATGCACCTGCTGCCGCGGCATCCCGACGTGTTCGCCGTCCAGTTGGGCGCGCTCAAGCGTGGTGCGCTCCTGGTTCCCTGCTCGTCGATGCTCAAGCCGAAGGACCTCCAGTTCCGCGCGAACGACTGCGGGGCGACGACCGTCGTCGCCCACGTCGACCTCGCCGAGATGGTCGACCCCGTCGTCGACGACTCGCCGCTCGAAAACCTCGTCTGCGTCGACGGGGAGCGGGAGGGCTGGCACTCATACTCGGAACTCGTCTCCGACCAGTCGACCGACCACGACGGTCCCGAACTCGCCGCCGAGGACCCGATGTCCATCAACTACACCTCCGGGACGACGGGCCAGCCGAAACCCGTCCTCCACAGACACCGGTGGATGCGTTGCTTCGAACTCGTCAACGCCCCCTACTGGTGGGGCGTAACGGCAGATTCGGATATGAGCGACGAACTGCTGTGGGCGACGACGGGCACGGGATGGGCGAAGTGGTTCTGGAGTCCCGTCGGCGTCGGCGTGACGACGGGCGCGACCCAACTGCTGTACGACGGCGAGTTCGACCCCGACACGTTCCTCGAACTGATGGCCGACGAGGGCGTCACCCGCCTCTGTGCGGTCCCGACGCAGTACCGGATGTTCACCCAGACCGACCTCGACGAGTACGACGTCGAACTGAAGGCGGCGCTCTCGGCGGGCGAACCGCTGAACCGCGAACCCATCGAGATGGTAGAAGACGCCTTCGGTGTCACTCCGCGCGACGGCTACGGCCAGACCGAGACCGTCGCGCTCGTCACGAACTACCCGGGCATCGAGGTGAAACCCGGCGCGATGGGCAAGCCGACGCCCGGCCTCGGCACCACGATAATCGACGAGAACGAGGCGGAAGTCGACGACGGTGAAATCGGCGAGATTGCCGTTCCGGTCGACTGCCCGGGCATCTTCGACGGCTACTACGAGAAACCGCACCTCGACGAGAAGACCTTCGCGGGCGACTACTACCGCACCGGCGACTTGGCCTCCCGCGACGAGGACGGCTACTTCTTCTTCGAGGGCCGCGCCGACGACATCATCCTCTCGGCCGGCTACCGTATCGGTCCGTTCGAGGTGGAGGACGCGCTGGTGTCGCATCCCGCCGTCGCGGAGGCCGCCGCCGTCGCCAGCCCCCACGACGAACGCGGCAACGTCGTGAAGGCGTACGTCGTCCTCGCTGAGGGATACGAGGGCGACGACGAACTCGTCGACGAGATACAGGAGTTCATGAAGGAGGAGACGGCCCCGTACAAGTATCCGCGTCGCGTCGAGTTCGTCGACGAGTTGCCCAAAACGTCGAGCGGGAAGATTCGCCGTATCGAACTCAGAGAGCGCGAAGAGCAGTTGTTCGGGGAGTGA
- the ilvA gene encoding threonine ammonia-lyase yields the protein MNENASQVVEFEDIEAARRRLDDESVVKRTPVERSTSLDEVTGGEVYLKMEHLQWTGSFKPRGAYNKIKRCVERGDVERVVAASAGNHAQGVALAATKLGVESTVVMPRPAPQTKVDATRDYGAKVELVGQNFQEAMAHARTLVADEGVEFVHAYDDPDIVAGQGTLGVEMYEDLPSVDTVVVPIGGGGLISGIATAFAELSPETRIVGVQARDAATVSDSLDKGAPVTLDSVDTIADGIATGGVSELTLSLIDEHVDEIVTVTDGEIARAVLFLLERAKQVVEGAGAASVAAVTNGALDVEGETVMPLLCGGNLDMTMLQTVLVHALTDREQLLRLRVRIDDQPGKMGEISGTIADHNANIRTVRHDRSAPELDVGEAHLVFHIETSGAGHARNIIRSIRDLGYEVRHVNA from the coding sequence ATGAACGAGAACGCATCGCAAGTGGTGGAGTTCGAAGACATCGAAGCGGCCCGGAGGCGACTCGACGACGAGTCTGTGGTCAAGCGGACGCCGGTCGAGCGGAGCACGTCGCTGGACGAGGTGACCGGCGGCGAGGTGTATCTCAAGATGGAACACCTCCAGTGGACGGGCTCGTTCAAGCCCCGCGGCGCGTACAACAAGATCAAGCGGTGCGTCGAGCGGGGCGACGTCGAACGAGTCGTCGCGGCGAGCGCCGGCAACCACGCTCAGGGAGTGGCGCTGGCGGCGACGAAACTCGGCGTGGAGTCGACCGTCGTCATGCCGCGCCCCGCCCCGCAGACCAAGGTCGACGCGACGCGTGACTACGGCGCCAAAGTCGAACTAGTGGGGCAGAACTTCCAGGAGGCGATGGCCCACGCGCGGACGCTCGTCGCCGACGAAGGCGTCGAGTTCGTCCACGCGTACGACGACCCCGACATCGTCGCCGGGCAGGGGACACTCGGCGTCGAGATGTACGAGGACCTCCCGTCGGTGGACACCGTCGTCGTTCCCATCGGCGGTGGCGGCCTCATCTCGGGGATCGCGACGGCGTTCGCCGAACTCAGCCCGGAGACCCGCATCGTCGGCGTTCAGGCGAGAGACGCCGCGACCGTCTCCGACAGCCTCGACAAGGGCGCGCCGGTGACGCTAGACTCCGTTGACACCATCGCAGACGGTATCGCCACCGGCGGCGTCTCCGAACTGACGCTGTCGCTCATCGACGAACACGTCGACGAGATCGTCACAGTCACCGACGGCGAGATCGCGCGGGCGGTGTTGTTCCTCCTCGAGCGGGCCAAGCAGGTCGTCGAAGGCGCCGGGGCCGCGTCGGTCGCCGCCGTCACGAACGGCGCGCTGGACGTCGAGGGGGAGACGGTCATGCCGCTTCTGTGCGGCGGGAACCTCGACATGACGATGCTCCAGACGGTGCTCGTCCACGCGCTCACCGACCGCGAACAACTGCTCCGACTCCGCGTCCGTATCGACGATCAGCCGGGGAAGATGGGCGAGATCTCCGGCACCATCGCCGACCACAACGCGAACATCCGGACCGTCCGGCACGACCGATCCGCGCCCGAACTCGACGTCGGGGAGGCGCACCTCGTCTTCCACATCGAAACCAGCGGTGCCGGCCACGCCCGTAACATCATCCGCTCTATCAGGGATCTCGGCTACGAGGTCAGACACGTCAACGCGTAG
- a CDS encoding GcvT family protein, with the protein MSTGTTLPETAGTVIVGAGCVGCSAAYHLARLGREDVVVVDRGPLFETGGSTSHAPGLVFQTSGNKLMTKLASYTRDLYSELDGFRECGGIEVAATEDRWNFLKRKREWGQSYGIEGGELLSAAEVKERIPQIDESVVRGGYYVPSDGKAHAVDVSETMAERARDAAGTAFYGETEVTDVETADGEVRAVVTDRGRIECDEVLVATNIWGPLFGDMVGADVPLVPCAHQYLVSEPLDELAEADRGIEQPLLRHQDYSLYFRQHGESYGVGSYNHEPLLVDPADIYGPEKLDDLGLEYPSLREFTAEHFYENTHPDHDRSASDAARELVPALGTADFESGINGMFCFTPDGMPILGESESVDGLWWSLAIWVTQSGGAGNVVAEWMENGTPRLDGDPVDVTDAHLARFQPHSGSRAFVRDRGGQQYREVYQLTHPRAQPRGERGLRRSPYYPRQRELGAEFYDSGGWESPQWYEANEAMLTEYDVPDRSGWLGRHWSKAQGVEHLAVRDRVGLYDLTPFTVVEISGAGAPAFVQRLFSNDMDVPVGRVRYTTMLNEAGGVLADMTLARLGENRFVAFTGGGISGSEHVRWIRDRAPDDVTVVDRTSARCGLGVWGPAARRTLDDLVEADLSNDAFGFFGCRETYLGSVPITMLRVSYVGELGWELYAPMEYGAELWDRVWEAGEDHGAVAMGDAALNSMSMEKGFRLWGTDLTPEYDPYEAGLGFAVDLDTDFVGKEALLDVRADGVDRKIACMTLDDSGVVVGTGAPVDDGDEVIGYVARADYGYSVDAGIAYGYLPTEYVEPGQSVAIRYEGDRYRATVRDEPLFDPEREKLTG; encoded by the coding sequence ATGAGCACAGGGACCACTCTGCCGGAGACTGCGGGAACAGTCATCGTCGGCGCCGGTTGCGTCGGCTGTAGCGCCGCGTACCACCTGGCGAGACTCGGTCGCGAGGACGTGGTCGTCGTCGACCGCGGGCCGCTCTTCGAGACCGGTGGGTCGACCTCCCACGCGCCCGGACTGGTGTTCCAGACGAGCGGGAACAAGTTGATGACGAAGCTCGCGTCGTACACCCGCGATCTCTACTCCGAACTCGACGGCTTCCGGGAGTGCGGGGGTATCGAGGTCGCCGCCACCGAAGACCGCTGGAACTTTCTCAAGCGCAAGCGCGAGTGGGGCCAGTCGTACGGGATCGAGGGCGGTGAACTGCTCTCGGCGGCGGAGGTAAAAGAGCGGATCCCTCAGATCGACGAGTCGGTCGTCCGCGGCGGCTACTACGTCCCTTCGGACGGGAAGGCCCACGCGGTCGACGTCTCCGAGACGATGGCCGAACGTGCGCGAGACGCGGCCGGAACGGCGTTCTACGGCGAGACCGAGGTGACGGATGTCGAAACCGCGGACGGCGAGGTGCGAGCGGTCGTCACCGACCGCGGGCGGATCGAGTGCGACGAGGTGCTCGTGGCGACCAACATCTGGGGACCGCTGTTCGGCGACATGGTGGGCGCCGACGTCCCCCTGGTTCCGTGCGCCCACCAGTACCTCGTCTCCGAACCGCTGGACGAACTCGCGGAGGCCGACCGGGGGATCGAACAGCCGCTGCTCCGCCACCAGGACTACTCGCTGTACTTCCGCCAGCACGGCGAGTCCTACGGGGTCGGCTCGTACAACCACGAGCCGCTGCTCGTCGACCCGGCGGACATCTACGGTCCCGAGAAACTCGACGACCTCGGCCTGGAGTACCCCTCGCTCCGGGAGTTCACGGCCGAGCACTTCTACGAGAACACGCACCCGGATCACGACCGCTCGGCCTCCGACGCGGCCCGCGAACTCGTCCCCGCGCTCGGCACCGCCGACTTCGAGTCGGGCATCAACGGTATGTTCTGCTTCACCCCAGACGGGATGCCCATCCTCGGGGAGAGCGAGAGCGTGGACGGCCTCTGGTGGTCGCTCGCCATCTGGGTGACGCAGTCCGGCGGCGCGGGCAACGTCGTCGCCGAGTGGATGGAGAACGGGACGCCCCGGCTCGACGGCGACCCCGTGGACGTCACGGACGCGCACCTCGCCCGGTTCCAGCCGCACTCCGGCTCGCGGGCGTTCGTTCGGGACCGAGGCGGCCAGCAGTATCGAGAGGTGTACCAGCTCACTCACCCCCGGGCGCAGCCGCGGGGCGAACGCGGACTCCGCCGGAGTCCGTACTACCCGCGACAGCGGGAGCTCGGCGCCGAGTTCTACGACTCGGGTGGCTGGGAGTCCCCCCAGTGGTACGAGGCGAACGAGGCGATGCTGACGGAGTACGACGTCCCCGACCGCTCGGGGTGGCTCGGCCGCCACTGGTCGAAGGCCCAGGGCGTCGAACACCTGGCGGTGCGCGACCGGGTCGGGCTGTACGACCTGACGCCCTTCACCGTCGTCGAGATATCCGGCGCCGGTGCGCCGGCGTTCGTCCAGCGGCTGTTCAGCAACGATATGGACGTCCCCGTCGGTCGGGTCCGGTACACGACGATGCTGAACGAGGCGGGCGGCGTCCTCGCGGATATGACGCTCGCACGCCTCGGCGAGAACCGCTTCGTCGCGTTCACCGGCGGCGGCATCTCGGGAAGCGAGCACGTCAGGTGGATCCGCGACCGGGCCCCTGACGACGTCACGGTCGTCGACCGCACCTCCGCGCGCTGCGGGCTGGGCGTCTGGGGGCCGGCAGCCCGGCGAACGCTCGACGACCTCGTCGAGGCTGACCTCTCGAACGACGCGTTCGGCTTCTTCGGCTGCCGGGAGACGTACCTCGGGAGCGTCCCGATCACGATGCTCCGTGTCTCGTACGTCGGCGAACTCGGGTGGGAGCTGTACGCCCCGATGGAGTACGGCGCCGAGCTGTGGGACCGCGTCTGGGAGGCCGGCGAGGACCACGGCGCGGTCGCGATGGGCGACGCCGCCCTCAACTCGATGAGCATGGAGAAGGGGTTCCGACTGTGGGGGACGGACCTCACCCCCGAGTACGACCCCTACGAGGCGGGTCTCGGCTTTGCGGTCGACCTCGACACCGACTTCGTCGGCAAGGAGGCGCTGCTCGACGTGCGAGCGGACGGCGTCGACCGCAAGATCGCCTGCATGACGCTCGACGATTCGGGCGTGGTCGTCGGGACGGGCGCACCCGTCGACGATGGCGACGAGGTGATCGGGTACGTCGCGCGCGCTGACTACGGCTACTCCGTCGACGCCGGGATCGCCTACGGCTACCTGCCGACCGAGTACGTCGAGCCGGGGCAGTCGGTCGCTATCCGCTACGAAGGCGACCGGTACCGGGCGACCGTCCGCGACGAACCGCTCTTCGACCCCGAGCGCGAGAAACTCACCGGGTAG
- a CDS encoding BCCT family transporter produces MSTERGVVGKFVDELDPVVFGVGVAVSVIAVVAFIVRPDAAATALENVNAFLWEKLGWFYLLSMFALVAFVLFLTFGPWGNIKLGSEDDKAEFSYLAYFAMLYSAGIAAGIVFWGPAEAIYHFDTVPPLFGGVEAQSSAAAVGALQYTFFHWGISAWSAYCIIGIPIAYYAYRHDAPMRVSTIIAPFIGLDNLDGVWAKLVDVLAVFATIGGIATTLGLVGDQFLTGIEYTTGMSVGDLGTVLVITGLTVAFTLSVALGVDRGIRRVSNFNMALFGLLTIATFVLGPTVFITTAGLEAVGRYADQFVRMSFYMNAAGEVSWVGGWTVFYWAWWFSWAPFVGLFIARISRGRTVRQVTVTGVLASTGVTIPWFATMGGTSIFLQSTGSAEVLAAVGEYGEAGAGYPLFEALPGGEILTLLFMLLVTTFFVTSADSSTLALGMLTTGGEQRPSTINRVIWGGFMGALASLLMVVGGVSALQAAAIVTGGPFAVITLVAVVSMVWTFGDVRPVFLETTETTGSPDRSVSGLAEDDD; encoded by the coding sequence ATGAGTACCGAGCGGGGCGTCGTCGGGAAATTCGTCGACGAACTCGACCCGGTCGTCTTCGGCGTCGGGGTCGCCGTCTCGGTGATCGCAGTCGTGGCGTTCATCGTCAGACCGGACGCCGCGGCTACCGCGTTGGAGAACGTCAACGCCTTCCTCTGGGAGAAACTGGGCTGGTTCTACCTCCTCTCTATGTTCGCGCTCGTCGCGTTCGTCTTGTTTCTGACGTTCGGGCCGTGGGGGAACATCAAGCTCGGATCGGAGGACGACAAAGCAGAGTTCAGCTACCTCGCCTACTTCGCGATGCTCTACTCGGCGGGTATCGCGGCCGGAATCGTCTTCTGGGGACCGGCGGAGGCGATCTACCACTTCGACACCGTCCCGCCGCTTTTCGGTGGCGTCGAGGCGCAGAGTTCCGCCGCCGCCGTCGGTGCGCTCCAGTACACGTTCTTTCACTGGGGTATCTCGGCGTGGTCGGCCTACTGCATCATCGGAATCCCGATCGCCTACTACGCCTATCGACACGACGCGCCGATGCGCGTCTCGACGATCATTGCCCCGTTCATCGGGCTCGACAACCTCGACGGCGTGTGGGCGAAGCTCGTTGACGTCCTGGCGGTGTTCGCCACCATCGGCGGTATCGCCACCACGCTCGGTCTCGTCGGCGATCAGTTCCTCACCGGCATCGAATACACGACCGGCATGTCGGTCGGCGATCTCGGGACGGTCCTCGTGATCACGGGCCTCACGGTCGCGTTCACCCTGTCGGTCGCCCTCGGCGTCGACAGGGGAATCCGCCGCGTTTCGAACTTCAACATGGCGCTGTTCGGACTCCTGACGATCGCCACGTTCGTCCTCGGCCCGACGGTGTTCATCACGACCGCGGGTCTCGAAGCGGTCGGACGGTACGCCGACCAGTTCGTGCGGATGAGCTTCTACATGAACGCCGCGGGTGAGGTCTCGTGGGTCGGCGGCTGGACCGTCTTCTACTGGGCGTGGTGGTTCTCGTGGGCGCCGTTCGTCGGGTTGTTCATCGCCCGCATCTCGCGGGGTCGGACGGTCCGGCAGGTCACCGTCACGGGCGTACTGGCCTCGACCGGCGTCACCATCCCGTGGTTCGCGACCATGGGGGGGACGTCTATCTTCCTGCAGAGCACCGGTTCGGCGGAGGTCCTCGCGGCCGTCGGTGAGTACGGCGAGGCCGGAGCGGGCTACCCCCTCTTCGAGGCGCTTCCCGGCGGCGAGATCCTGACGCTGCTGTTCATGCTCTTGGTGACAACGTTCTTCGTCACCTCGGCCGACTCCTCGACGCTGGCGCTGGGGATGCTCACGACGGGTGGCGAGCAGCGCCCCTCGACGATCAACCGCGTCATCTGGGGCGGCTTCATGGGCGCGCTGGCCTCTCTGCTGATGGTTGTCGGTGGCGTCAGCGCGCTTCAGGCCGCCGCCATCGTCACCGGCGGCCCGTTCGCGGTTATCACGCTCGTCGCGGTGGTGTCGATGGTCTGGACGTTCGGCGACGTTCGTCCGGTCTTCCTCGAAACCACCGAGACGACCGGATCGCCGGATCGCTCGGTGAGCGGACTCGCCGAGGACGACGACTGA